One window from the genome of Sulfodiicoccus acidiphilus encodes:
- the pyk gene encoding pyruvate kinase — MRKTKIIATLGPASERLVGNLSRYVDVFRVNMAHGTQESRRKYVELVRTTKAALLMDLPGPKLRVGDIKGMVKLRRGQTVVFSKKGEGIPVTEDLFYRSLKEGSVVLLADGIIRVRVKSVTPEEVKATVVDGGILTSRKGINIPDLKTAPGLTETDLEMLKEANTLGADMIGLSFIMSPKEVQEAKGLTKSFIVGKIEKKGSLKELEGIVKEADAIMVARGDLGVEVGLEMLPLVQEKVIRTARTYGKPVILATQVFESMMSSPTPTRAEVVDVANSIIKGVDAIMLSDETAIGSNPLRAAFYLDRTIRKLEKVVRPNGIRPADVGDAIAYSAVDAANLSGARAIVAHGGEGNAALKVAKFRPRVPIVTLVSQGAQRFKTVWGTIPVQVNGGEGDMSSFIDSKLKELKICRSGDVVIIVSSEEGTAEADVMKIHKVK, encoded by the coding sequence ATGAGGAAAACTAAGATTATAGCGACGCTTGGTCCGGCCAGCGAGAGATTAGTTGGAAATCTATCCAGGTACGTCGACGTGTTTAGGGTAAACATGGCGCACGGAACGCAGGAGAGTAGAAGGAAGTATGTAGAGCTCGTAAGGACCACAAAGGCCGCTCTTCTGATGGATCTTCCTGGGCCGAAGCTGAGGGTTGGGGACATTAAGGGGATGGTTAAGCTTAGACGCGGTCAGACAGTGGTCTTCTCAAAGAAGGGTGAAGGGATTCCTGTAACTGAAGATCTCTTCTATCGTTCCCTCAAGGAAGGCAGCGTAGTTCTCCTCGCGGACGGAATCATCAGGGTTAGAGTAAAGTCGGTCACTCCGGAGGAGGTCAAGGCCACTGTGGTCGACGGAGGGATCCTCACCTCTAGGAAGGGAATTAATATTCCAGATTTGAAGACCGCTCCCGGACTGACAGAGACCGACTTGGAGATGCTTAAGGAAGCCAACACCTTAGGAGCGGATATGATAGGCCTTTCTTTCATTATGTCGCCTAAAGAGGTGCAGGAGGCTAAGGGACTAACCAAGAGTTTCATCGTGGGCAAAATAGAAAAAAAAGGGTCATTGAAGGAATTGGAGGGGATAGTAAAAGAAGCGGATGCGATAATGGTAGCCAGGGGAGATTTGGGAGTGGAGGTCGGCCTAGAGATGCTTCCCCTAGTTCAGGAAAAAGTCATAAGGACGGCCAGAACTTACGGGAAGCCCGTTATCTTAGCAACACAAGTCTTCGAATCAATGATGTCGAGTCCTACCCCAACTAGAGCCGAGGTAGTCGACGTTGCGAACTCAATAATAAAGGGGGTGGATGCTATAATGCTGAGTGATGAGACGGCCATTGGCTCAAACCCCCTGAGAGCCGCGTTCTATCTAGACAGGACCATAAGGAAACTGGAGAAAGTGGTAAGGCCTAATGGAATAAGGCCAGCGGACGTCGGTGATGCAATAGCCTACTCCGCAGTCGACGCAGCCAACTTGTCGGGAGCAAGGGCAATCGTGGCCCACGGAGGCGAAGGAAACGCAGCCCTTAAGGTCGCTAAGTTCAGACCTAGAGTTCCAATAGTGACGTTAGTGTCGCAGGGTGCTCAGAGGTTCAAGACAGTTTGGGGGACGATACCTGTGCAAGTTAATGGAGGGGAAGGAGACATGTCTTCGTTCATCGATTCCAAGTTGAAGGAACTAAAGATCTGTAGGTCAGGGGACGTTGTGATAATAGTCTCCAGCGAAGAGGGCACTGCAGAAGCAGATGTAATGAAGATACATAAAGTGAAGTGA
- a CDS encoding APC family permease has translation MERSKLFVRESSGLVKDVSMVDAVMLNVGNMSAGLALFTSISPYIQQGSVLWLASLIGFVLALPQAFIYTVLSKRIPRTGGDYVWISRTLGGGIGTVMALAVMIESLAYFAITAYFASSALNTVFWTIGTLDKSTSLLYLANNVIVNPFAVTPTLGQSMIIYGVSAAIFGVIIGLNIVKAKWGYSIVTALGTFSIASTIGAIIVIAASAGHFSSSILPLVNAIKATGVTVQPYTGPSFSFVATLLMLPFFALFTYPWMQAGPAVASEFKGKRTLKYNVIISLVLTALVVTGSFLLMDVVAGYGFNASLYPTGIYNFWTAAITLAGNPVVQWFLGLGLFAWEVYILAYGVIVFSRYVFAMSFDRVLPERFSQVNSKGSPVYAHLLDLAVTLFFLAIPVLSTQGAVALYGATILGSLYFLVVSIAAVFYGRKNGHSGLKIAGVLSAIYFLFLTIEAGVNPAFGFFTGTSVNPITALFVSVTLVGSLAVYLYARFSNAKKGIDLSLVYKEIPPE, from the coding sequence ATGGAGCGGTCTAAGCTCTTCGTTAGGGAATCTTCGGGGTTAGTTAAGGATGTTTCAATGGTTGACGCAGTGATGCTCAATGTAGGAAACATGTCAGCCGGTCTAGCTCTTTTCACTTCGATCTCGCCCTACATTCAACAGGGGTCCGTCCTCTGGCTTGCCTCTCTAATAGGCTTCGTCCTCGCCCTACCCCAGGCTTTCATCTATACCGTGTTATCGAAGAGGATCCCAAGAACCGGCGGAGACTACGTTTGGATATCTAGGACCCTAGGAGGGGGAATAGGAACAGTTATGGCGCTTGCCGTAATGATAGAGTCTTTAGCTTACTTCGCCATCACGGCCTACTTCGCGTCCTCGGCTCTAAATACAGTGTTCTGGACTATAGGGACCTTGGATAAGTCAACTTCATTGCTTTACCTCGCCAACAACGTGATCGTTAATCCATTCGCTGTTACACCGACATTAGGACAATCAATGATCATTTACGGAGTCTCGGCCGCTATATTTGGAGTAATTATCGGCCTCAACATCGTCAAGGCCAAGTGGGGATACAGTATTGTAACGGCTCTGGGGACTTTCTCCATAGCATCTACTATAGGTGCTATAATAGTGATAGCGGCTTCAGCGGGGCATTTCTCTTCCTCTATTCTCCCTCTAGTTAACGCAATAAAGGCCACTGGGGTTACAGTCCAGCCCTACACAGGTCCCTCCTTCAGCTTTGTCGCCACCCTCTTGATGTTGCCTTTCTTCGCCCTTTTCACCTATCCGTGGATGCAAGCCGGCCCCGCTGTAGCCTCAGAGTTTAAGGGCAAGAGGACACTCAAGTACAACGTTATCATTTCGCTCGTCTTGACCGCACTTGTGGTTACCGGTTCCTTCCTCCTTATGGACGTCGTAGCAGGGTACGGCTTCAACGCCTCGTTATATCCTACTGGGATATACAACTTCTGGACAGCAGCAATTACCCTTGCGGGCAATCCAGTTGTCCAGTGGTTCTTGGGGCTAGGACTCTTTGCGTGGGAGGTCTACATTCTAGCTTACGGCGTGATAGTCTTCTCTAGGTACGTCTTTGCGATGTCCTTCGACAGAGTCCTTCCAGAAAGGTTTTCGCAAGTCAACTCAAAGGGCTCTCCAGTTTACGCGCACCTCTTAGATTTGGCCGTTACGCTGTTCTTCTTAGCCATTCCGGTGTTGTCAACTCAGGGTGCGGTAGCGTTGTATGGAGCTACCATTCTTGGTTCCCTGTACTTCCTCGTTGTTAGCATCGCCGCCGTATTCTACGGTAGGAAGAACGGCCACAGCGGCTTAAAGATAGCGGGAGTCCTTTCGGCTATATATTTCCTGTTTCTGACCATAGAAGCAGGGGTTAACCCCGCGTTCGGCTTCTTCACAGGTACAAGCGTAAATCCAATAACAGCCCTGTTCGTAAGTGTAACACTAGTTGGCAGCCTGGCGGTCTATTTGTACGCTAGGTTCAGTAACGCCAAGAAGGGAATAGATTTGTCCCTAGTTTATAAGGAGATTCCTCCAGAGTGA
- the sul7d gene encoding Sul7d family chromatin protein, translated as MPTVKFKYKGETKEVDISKVKKVWKVGKMISFTYDDNGKTGRGAVSEKDAPKELVSKLGK; from the coding sequence ATGCCTACCGTAAAGTTCAAGTACAAGGGAGAAACAAAAGAGGTCGATATTTCAAAGGTAAAGAAGGTATGGAAAGTAGGAAAGATGATATCATTCACTTACGACGACAACGGAAAAACAGGCAGAGGAGCAGTGTCAGAGAAAGATGCTCCGAAAGAGCTAGTTAGCAAGCTTGGTAAGTGA
- a CDS encoding DUF1286 domain-containing protein, with protein MRLSTHYVFTTGMLSILGWGTNFYYGLILASLISLSSNTIIDRLGHEVRGGYVRRTPRTHTLGRSILWGLIPSFFIFLFLFLVSGGLLFQILSMGIVAGPSHLLLDAFTEKGIYVKNGGRWTRYALAHFRYNNPFANGAAIITGVLLMLLSLYLRGQLTLI; from the coding sequence ATGAGATTGAGCACCCATTACGTGTTCACGACGGGGATGCTTTCAATTCTGGGTTGGGGGACCAATTTTTACTATGGACTGATCCTCGCCTCCTTGATATCTCTCTCTTCTAATACTATCATTGATAGATTGGGACATGAAGTGAGGGGTGGCTACGTCAGGAGAACTCCTAGGACTCATACGTTAGGCAGGAGTATACTGTGGGGACTCATACCTTCTTTTTTTATTTTCCTTTTTCTGTTTCTCGTAAGTGGTGGCCTACTCTTCCAGATCCTTTCGATGGGAATTGTAGCAGGCCCCTCACACCTGTTGTTAGACGCCTTCACTGAGAAAGGGATTTACGTTAAGAATGGAGGAAGGTGGACCAGATATGCTTTAGCTCACTTTCGCTATAACAACCCCTTTGCTAACGGTGCCGCGATTATTACTGGCGTTTTGCTCATGCTCCTTTCCCTATATCTCAGGGGACAACTCACCCTGATCTGA
- a CDS encoding EVE domain-containing protein: MNYWLVPIQEDVWEVVREMKIYGADRDLSDVIKVGDQLLLYVTKYYAKMYGGKIVAIMEVESDWFQDNTPIFPAERARNRAIYVYRIRLRERELGVCDLRSILKELSFVEEKDQLAKYLRRVPANLGRPIPERDVKVIQECMKEEEFP; the protein is encoded by the coding sequence GTGAACTACTGGTTGGTCCCTATACAGGAGGACGTATGGGAAGTGGTAAGGGAGATGAAGATCTATGGAGCCGATAGAGATCTAAGCGATGTAATTAAGGTAGGGGACCAACTCTTACTATACGTCACTAAGTATTACGCTAAAATGTATGGCGGAAAGATCGTCGCGATAATGGAGGTAGAGTCGGATTGGTTCCAAGATAACACCCCAATATTTCCGGCCGAAAGGGCCAGGAACAGAGCCATATACGTCTATAGGATTAGACTAAGGGAGAGAGAACTAGGAGTTTGCGACCTGAGGTCCATACTAAAGGAACTCTCGTTCGTGGAGGAAAAGGACCAATTAGCGAAGTACCTTAGGAGGGTACCCGCTAACTTAGGAAGGCCGATCCCCGAGAGGGACGTTAAGGTGATCCAAGAGTGCATGAAAGAAGAGGAGTTCCCCTAA
- a CDS encoding MFS transporter produces the protein MKVNHRLSVALGYTIPTFVLVAPSFVLNQLHLTQWEAFTFLSIPFTGRVIGSMIYQPLNRVVGVRKGYLLSMVALGALSAVSGLQQSLVLLLAERFLVGVAFGVTTSIAVAAAASTGNRKVMGLVMAGWAFGWLGAAVAYSLVHFWSLLAFAGLIAIPLAPLTVESPQSETRYSIPPLFSILVAFAAFEPAFALQLAPTLLEQEGADVLPWMMASYGSAVPMYFALPWLYSKSRLGLTSLVALQGVSGVAFFVTRNPAFLVLFTFGGLGLSSLAPILASELGAKPEGIGIALNLAALGGLGVPVASSLLGTRQTASLITLVSFVAFSLIINAKGRKSRIDIYR, from the coding sequence ATGAAAGTTAATCACAGATTGAGCGTCGCTCTAGGTTACACTATACCTACGTTCGTCCTTGTTGCCCCCTCGTTTGTCTTGAATCAACTGCATCTTACCCAATGGGAGGCCTTCACGTTCCTCTCAATTCCATTCACCGGGAGAGTGATAGGTTCAATGATATATCAGCCCCTAAATAGGGTCGTTGGAGTGAGAAAAGGCTATCTCCTATCCATGGTAGCTCTGGGGGCTCTATCTGCTGTGAGCGGCCTCCAACAAAGTTTGGTGTTACTTCTAGCTGAAAGATTTCTCGTCGGAGTTGCGTTTGGCGTCACCACGTCCATCGCTGTTGCGGCAGCTGCGTCAACTGGCAACAGAAAGGTCATGGGGCTAGTGATGGCAGGATGGGCCTTCGGATGGTTAGGGGCGGCCGTAGCTTACTCGTTAGTCCACTTTTGGAGTCTCTTAGCGTTTGCTGGATTAATAGCGATCCCCCTCGCTCCTCTAACTGTGGAGTCTCCTCAATCTGAAACGAGATACTCTATACCACCTCTCTTCTCCATCCTCGTCGCATTCGCAGCTTTCGAGCCTGCCTTCGCACTTCAGCTAGCTCCGACGTTGTTGGAACAGGAGGGAGCTGATGTACTTCCGTGGATGATGGCGTCCTATGGTTCAGCGGTTCCCATGTATTTCGCCCTACCTTGGCTTTACTCCAAGTCTAGACTCGGTCTCACGTCTCTTGTGGCCCTACAGGGGGTGTCAGGCGTGGCGTTCTTCGTCACTCGCAACCCAGCGTTTCTAGTGCTCTTCACTTTCGGGGGGCTAGGTCTGAGTTCGTTGGCCCCCATCCTAGCCTCGGAACTTGGTGCCAAACCGGAGGGAATTGGTATCGCTCTCAACTTGGCAGCTTTAGGTGGACTTGGTGTACCGGTGGCGTCGTCGCTTCTGGGAACTAGACAGACCGCTTCGCTTATCACGTTAGTTTCCTTTGTGGCCTTTTCATTAATAATAAACGCCAAAGGTAGGAAGAGTAGAATCGATATTTATCGTTAA
- a CDS encoding ATP-grasp domain-containing protein has protein sequence MKIAIVHDSPRVTDSSKRLLMEVKSTGNNAYYLRISKMGLKVGDYGCKFTYGSKELPKLDGAIIRNLGFLLTIEQMAKRMDVLRELKDEGTYVINDPDSMTLARDKLGSILRLRRAGIPVPETAVAEDPFDVMRLVEEWGEVVIKPIMGSLGLGAIKVSDPDVGFRVAKSVLAVNQPLYVQRYIRKPDRDIRVFVVGDEVVGGIYRVNKSHWKTNIAQGATAQLIEPAVELYEFSIKVTKAMGLDYAGVDIVEDVDGTRRVLEVNASPLWEGIESATKKNVARHIVDYLLKKTRK, from the coding sequence TTGAAGATAGCCATCGTCCACGATTCACCTAGGGTCACTGATTCCTCAAAACGGTTGCTAATGGAAGTGAAGTCGACTGGAAACAACGCTTACTACCTTAGAATATCGAAAATGGGACTGAAAGTTGGAGACTATGGATGTAAGTTCACATACGGCAGCAAAGAACTCCCTAAACTGGACGGGGCCATAATTAGAAACCTAGGGTTTTTACTGACAATAGAGCAGATGGCGAAAAGGATGGACGTACTGAGGGAACTAAAAGACGAAGGTACTTACGTAATCAACGACCCAGACTCTATGACCTTGGCTAGAGACAAGTTGGGGAGCATCCTAAGACTGAGGAGGGCAGGAATACCTGTTCCTGAGACTGCGGTGGCGGAGGATCCTTTCGACGTCATGAGGTTGGTAGAGGAGTGGGGAGAGGTAGTCATAAAACCCATCATGGGTAGCCTGGGCCTCGGAGCGATAAAGGTCTCTGACCCTGACGTGGGGTTCAGGGTCGCCAAGTCGGTCTTAGCTGTGAACCAGCCTCTCTACGTTCAAAGGTATATCAGAAAGCCAGACAGGGACATAAGGGTGTTCGTGGTGGGAGACGAAGTAGTGGGTGGAATTTACAGAGTCAACAAGTCCCACTGGAAAACCAACATAGCACAAGGGGCCACAGCTCAACTGATAGAGCCCGCTGTCGAACTCTACGAGTTCTCCATAAAGGTGACAAAGGCGATGGGTCTTGACTACGCTGGAGTTGATATAGTCGAGGACGTTGATGGAACCCGTAGAGTACTGGAGGTTAACGCGTCGCCACTCTGGGAAGGGATAGAGAGTGCCACCAAGAAAAACGTAGCTAGACATATTGTGGACTATCTCCTTAAAAAAACGAGGAAGTGA
- a CDS encoding Lrp/AsnC family transcriptional regulator: MTYDIDEVDKKILAILQEDARTPFSKIAKTLNLSEATIHIRIKRLRNQGILRGFYADVDPERAGRGVLGFVLIKAEPKKYEEILKTIVAMKEVTEVYDVTGEYYALAKVRVGTREELAKVLDNIGNIDGVISTYTMFVLRIVKENKVIEF, from the coding sequence ATGACTTACGACATAGACGAAGTTGACAAGAAAATCTTGGCTATCCTTCAGGAGGACGCTAGGACACCATTCTCTAAAATAGCAAAAACCTTGAACTTGAGCGAGGCCACCATTCACATAAGGATAAAGAGACTCAGAAACCAAGGTATCCTCCGCGGCTTCTATGCGGACGTTGATCCAGAGAGGGCGGGGAGAGGTGTTTTAGGTTTCGTCCTAATTAAGGCCGAACCCAAGAAGTACGAGGAGATACTCAAGACAATCGTTGCGATGAAGGAAGTCACAGAGGTCTACGACGTCACCGGCGAATATTATGCCTTGGCAAAAGTTCGAGTGGGAACGAGGGAGGAACTGGCGAAAGTCTTGGACAACATAGGTAACATAGACGGGGTGATTTCTACCTATACAATGTTCGTCCTCAGGATAGTAAAGGAAAACAAGGTAATAGAGTTCTGA
- a CDS encoding NAD(P)/FAD-dependent oxidoreductase, protein MPRVAIVGAGPAGLALAWFLKGTKYDATVYEALDQVGKKPCAWGVMEGVEKMLPVSRASLISEIRGFRIFLDNKLVHDIRTNRTLGYIVDKPAMLYDVAQRVDVKFSSKVVRKESKYLVDEKPLEADEVVIASGHYSLSKDDTIPAIQYLTDAKADQETVDFYFYSGLLGYAWVFPDREGAKIGIGGYDSVDSLKKRLSPLVEGKKPRLLQGARVSDSGVITEKLATSIGEAAGFVYAMTGEGIRPSILSAKIKADSILSGKDFTTEVKKSKLYWTLQVHAEIVKRVKSGDAKLSGLSKALTRSDPELVLRVALGDFGKIDLLRLFGRMIL, encoded by the coding sequence TTGCCTCGGGTCGCCATCGTGGGGGCGGGCCCCGCAGGTTTGGCTCTAGCGTGGTTTCTGAAGGGCACCAAATACGATGCCACCGTTTACGAGGCCCTAGATCAGGTGGGGAAGAAGCCCTGCGCTTGGGGAGTGATGGAGGGAGTGGAGAAAATGTTGCCCGTGAGCAGAGCATCCCTCATAAGTGAGATAAGGGGTTTCAGGATATTCCTCGATAACAAACTAGTGCACGACATAAGGACCAACAGAACGTTAGGTTACATAGTGGACAAGCCTGCCATGCTTTACGACGTCGCTCAGAGGGTAGACGTGAAGTTCTCGAGTAAGGTAGTCAGAAAGGAAAGCAAGTACCTCGTCGACGAGAAACCATTGGAGGCTGACGAGGTAGTCATCGCCTCAGGTCACTACTCCCTCTCTAAGGACGACACTATACCAGCCATACAATATCTGACCGACGCCAAGGCAGACCAAGAGACCGTAGACTTTTACTTCTACTCAGGTCTCCTCGGCTACGCCTGGGTTTTTCCTGATAGAGAAGGGGCAAAGATTGGTATCGGAGGCTACGACTCTGTGGACTCTCTAAAGAAAAGGCTCTCTCCCCTCGTTGAGGGGAAGAAGCCCAGGCTCCTGCAAGGGGCAAGGGTGTCGGACTCAGGCGTGATAACGGAGAAGCTCGCCACCAGTATAGGGGAGGCGGCAGGCTTTGTTTACGCCATGACTGGAGAAGGGATAAGGCCCTCCATCCTGTCGGCTAAGATTAAGGCAGACTCCATACTCTCTGGTAAGGACTTCACCACCGAAGTCAAGAAGTCCAAACTGTACTGGACACTTCAGGTGCACGCAGAGATAGTGAAGAGAGTGAAGTCAGGTGACGCTAAACTCTCCGGTCTGTCCAAGGCCCTCACTAGGTCAGATCCAGAACTGGTGTTGCGGGTGGCCCTGGGGGACTTCGGAAAGATAGACCTGCTGAGGCTCTTTGGACGGATGATTCTATGA
- a CDS encoding DUF5751 family protein, which produces MKRDLRPIVVISAVKNEELVEFVRRTFKDARTFGARKVIIHSFSGPNYWDFFRDSREAILDNIELGVEIYTWGRDEVEKMLKILPRPEEIKGIVFHCSDDEKMFIRRVQDVIPTQYKASLLKDYCRQS; this is translated from the coding sequence GTGAAAAGAGACCTTAGACCTATCGTCGTAATCTCGGCAGTTAAGAACGAAGAGCTCGTCGAATTTGTGAGGAGGACATTTAAGGACGCCAGGACGTTCGGGGCGAGGAAGGTGATAATACACAGCTTCAGTGGACCCAACTACTGGGACTTCTTCAGGGACTCGAGAGAAGCCATACTGGACAATATAGAGCTGGGGGTAGAGATATATACATGGGGTAGGGACGAAGTAGAGAAGATGCTGAAGATCCTTCCGAGGCCCGAGGAAATCAAAGGCATAGTGTTCCACTGTAGCGACGACGAGAAAATGTTTATTCGGAGGGTGCAGGACGTAATCCCAACTCAATACAAAGCATCTCTACTCAAGGACTACTGCCGTCAATCGTAA
- a CDS encoding digeranylgeranylglycerophospholipid reductase, with translation MKESSYDVLIVGGGFAGSTTAWFLSNRGYRVLLIDSKPWNRIGDKPCGDAVSKDHFDDLGMPYPQGEELEQTVQGIKIYSPDMKTVWTVKGEGFELNAPAYNQRILKEALKRGVEVMDMTTASSPILEGGRMKGAVIFNRRTNETIRVEAKVTVDATGNARSLRMKLPPGIPVTEDLDDKDADVAYREEAITAEPIEDPHFLRIFVSQRAAPGGYWWYFPKGEQKVNVGLGIQGGMGYGSVHEYYRKYLGVYAPDVKEVVLRGGALVPTRRPLTSLVWDGMVVVGDSAFTVNPVHGGGKGSAMISGFCAAKAIMKAMEVGDFSKQTLWDMNLCYVSKYGQKQASLELFRKFLQKLPDEDIDFGMRKGLIKEEDLVEVSVKGTLKLSVAEKAIRLISGLSRPSLLMKLKTVASYMTKVKEVYNNYPTTFSELERWKAALNDMYAQFDAALDQ, from the coding sequence ATGAAGGAATCGTCGTATGACGTCTTAATAGTAGGAGGGGGATTCGCGGGCTCGACTACAGCTTGGTTTCTGTCAAACAGGGGATACCGTGTCCTTCTCATAGACAGTAAACCCTGGAACAGAATTGGAGATAAGCCCTGTGGGGACGCTGTGAGTAAAGATCACTTCGATGACCTCGGTATGCCGTACCCTCAGGGGGAGGAATTGGAACAGACGGTTCAGGGCATAAAAATCTACAGTCCAGATATGAAGACAGTGTGGACGGTGAAAGGAGAGGGTTTCGAGCTCAACGCTCCGGCCTATAACCAGAGAATATTGAAGGAGGCGTTAAAGAGGGGAGTAGAAGTTATGGACATGACGACGGCTTCATCTCCTATATTAGAAGGAGGAAGAATGAAAGGTGCGGTGATATTCAACAGAAGGACTAACGAGACGATAAGGGTCGAGGCCAAGGTGACGGTGGACGCCACAGGTAATGCTAGGAGTCTCAGGATGAAGTTGCCTCCTGGGATACCAGTAACAGAGGACTTAGACGATAAGGATGCTGACGTGGCGTATAGGGAGGAGGCGATAACTGCTGAACCTATAGAAGATCCCCACTTTCTAAGGATATTTGTGTCCCAGAGAGCAGCACCTGGAGGCTACTGGTGGTACTTCCCTAAGGGAGAGCAGAAGGTGAACGTCGGACTCGGAATACAGGGGGGGATGGGTTACGGATCGGTTCACGAATACTACAGGAAGTACTTGGGAGTCTATGCTCCCGACGTCAAGGAAGTCGTACTGAGAGGTGGAGCACTAGTCCCAACCAGGAGACCCCTGACTAGCTTAGTGTGGGACGGTATGGTAGTGGTGGGAGACTCCGCCTTCACCGTCAACCCAGTTCACGGGGGAGGCAAGGGCTCCGCAATGATCTCTGGGTTCTGTGCAGCCAAGGCTATAATGAAGGCAATGGAAGTAGGAGATTTCAGCAAACAGACGCTGTGGGACATGAATCTCTGTTACGTCTCTAAGTACGGCCAAAAACAGGCTAGCCTAGAACTCTTCAGGAAATTCCTTCAAAAACTCCCTGACGAAGATATAGACTTCGGCATGAGAAAGGGCCTCATAAAAGAGGAGGACCTCGTGGAGGTAAGCGTCAAAGGTACGTTGAAACTCTCAGTCGCAGAAAAGGCAATCAGACTCATTTCGGGACTCTCCAGGCCGTCCCTACTTATGAAACTAAAGACCGTGGCATCATACATGACGAAGGTGAAAGAAGTGTACAACAACTATCCTACTACCTTCTCCGAGCTAGAGAGGTGGAAGGCCGCTCTAAACGACATGTATGCCCAGTTCGATGCCGCCTTGGATCAGTAG